Proteins from one Telopea speciosissima isolate NSW1024214 ecotype Mountain lineage chromosome 1, Tspe_v1, whole genome shotgun sequence genomic window:
- the LOC122644652 gene encoding uncharacterized protein LOC122644652: MGSLFSLTLPINLVVLLAILSWKVVDCQGFDAAQLLDHVVRDHAFLSYTGHTKTGSLYLVHLPENFSDIEADTVRFRCGSLRRYGAQIKEFHLAMGVTVRPCVERVVVVRQNLGNNWSSIYYDSFNFSGYQLVSPVLGLLAYNADDLNSNNRSEMAIFASKGPIMIDFSRVARVKAASGLNPLCASFNSDGTVSLSEQVSSNVCITTGDGHFALVIAPTMPKTKGRVSRWKVLVGSIIGGALGVFLLFLLLIALVVKVKKRSRIAEMERRAYEEEALQMSMVGHVRAPTAAVTRTLPTLEQGYTPP, from the coding sequence ATgggctctctcttctctctcactctaCCAATAAATTTAGTGGTTTTACTCGCAATTTTATCGTGGAAGGTAGTTGATTGCCAAGGATTTGATGCTGCACAACTTCTCGATCATGTCGTCAGAGACCATGCTTTCCTCTCTTACACCGGACATACAAAGACGGGTTCTTTATACCTGGTACACTTGCCGGAAAATTTCTCCGACATTGAAGCTGATACAGTGAGGTTTAGGTGCGGCAGTCTTCGAAGGTATGGAGCACAGATTAAAGAATTCCATTTAGCAATGGGTGTTACAGTTCGTCCATGTGTGGAGAGAGTTGTAGTTGTTCGACAAAATTTGGGAAATAATTGGTCTTCTATTTACTATGACAGTTTTAATTTTTCTGGGTATCAACTTGTTTCCCCTGTATTAGGCCTTCTGGCCTACAATGCTGATGATCTCAACTCCAATAATCGGAGTGAAATGGCGATTTTCGCCAGCAAAGGGCCTATTATGATTGATTTCTCTAGGGTTGCAAGGGTAAAGGCGGCTTCAGGTTTGAATCCTTTATGTGCTAGTTTCAATTCAGATGGAACTGTGAGTCTATCGGAACAGGTTTCATCAAACGTTTGTATTACAACAGGAGATGGCCATTTCGCTCTTGTGATAGCACCAACTATGCCCAAGACAAAGGGAAGAGTGAGTCGATGGAAGGTTTTAGTTGGGAGTATAATTGGAGGTGCATTGGGtgtgtttcttttgtttttactcTTAATTGCTTTGGTTGTTAAGGTGAAGAAAAGGTCTCGAATTGCTGAGATGGAGCGAAGGGCttatgaagaagaagctctACAGATGTCGATGGTTGGACATGTGAGGGCGCCTACAGCTGCCGTGACTCGAACCCTTCCAACACTTGAACAAGGGTATACTCCTCCATGA
- the LOC122655315 gene encoding expansin-A7-like, which produces MNIPTIEAAYTGYRGSAWELAHATFYGDETASETMGGACGYGNLYNSGYGTETAALSSTLFQNGYGCGGCYQIRCVQSPHCFKNTVFTTVTATNLCPPNWSESSNAGGWCNPPRTHFDMSKPAFMQIADWHAGIIPVMYRRVPCMRKGGIRFQFQGNGYWLLVYVMNVGGAGDIASMWVKGSRTRWMSMSHNWGASYQAFASLGGQALSFRVVCGTTRQVLVAFNVAPSNWNTGMTYEATVNFR; this is translated from the exons ATGAACATTCCAACAATTGAAGCTGCGTATACTGGTTACCGTGGAAGTGCATGGGAATTGGCTCATGCCACCTTCTATGGTGATGAAACTGCATCAGAAACAATGG GAGGAGCTTGTGGATATGGAAATTTGTATAATAGTGGTTATGGAACAGAGACAGCAGCTTTGAGTTCCACATTGTTTCAGAATGGATATGGATGTGGAGGTTGTTATCAGATACGATGTGTTCAATCACCTCACTGTTTTAAAAACACCGTGTTCACAACCGTCACTGCTACCAACCTTTGCCCTCCCAATTGGTCTGAATCTTCCAATGCTGGTGGCTGGTGCAACCCACCTAGGACACACTTTGATATGTCTAAGCCAGCATTCATGCAAATCGCCGATTGGCACGCCGGCATCATCCCAGTCATGTACCGCCG AGTGCCTTGCATGAGGAAAGGAGGAATtagatttcaatttcaaggaaATGGGTATTGGTTGTTGGTGTATGTAATGAATGTAGGAGGAGCAGGAGATATAGCATCAATGTGGGTGAAAGGAAGCCGCACTAGGTGGATGAGCATGAGCCATAACTGGGGGGCATCATACCAAGCATTTGCATCTCTAGGTGGACAAGCTCTCTCTTTCAGGGTTGTCTGTGGCACCACAAGGCAGGTTCTTGTTGCTTTCAATGTCGCCCCTAGTAACTGGAACACTGGAATGACTTATGAGGCTACAGTGAATTTCCGTTGA